Genomic window (Verrucomicrobiota bacterium JB022):
CACCCTGCTGAAAAAGTCCTTTTCCGGGGCAGCGGCATAGATAAGCTGTGGGTATGCGCGGTAAGGTGTCGAGACAGTTGGATGCGGTGGCGTTGATCAACCTGGAGTCGTTGATTCCGGCGAAGCATCCGATCCGCCGGATCAAGCAGCTGGTGGACGCGGTTTTGGTGGAGCTGGAGGATGAGTTCGAGCAGATGTATGCGGAGCTGGGGCGCCCGTCGATTCCGCCAGAGCGGCTGTTGAAGGCGAAGGTGTTGTGCGCGCTTTACAGCGTGCGTAGTGACCGCCAGTTCTGCGAACGGCTGCGCTACGACCTGCTTTTCCAGTGGTTTCTGGACCTCAACCCGAGCGAGGGTAGTTTCAACGCGTCGACCTTCTCGAAGAATGCGGATCGACTGCTGCGCCACCATGCCTCGGAGCTGTTTTTGCTGGAAGTGGTGGAGCTGGCGCGCTCGCACGACTGGATCAGCGACGAGCATTTCAGCGTGGACGGCACGTTGATCGAGGCGTGGGCGAGCATGAAGAGCTTCCGCCCGAAGGATGAAAAGGACGATGAAGGACGCGGCCCCGGCGGCTTTGCGGACTTCAAGGGGCAAAAGCGCTCGAACCAGACCCACGGATCGAAGACTGACCCGGAGGCGAAGCTGCTCAAGAAGAGCGCCGGCAGCGCCGCCCAGCTCTGCTTTGGCGCGCATGCGGT
Coding sequences:
- a CDS encoding IS5 family transposase; translated protein: MRGKVSRQLDAVALINLESLIPAKHPIRRIKQLVDAVLVELEDEFEQMYAELGRPSIPPERLLKAKVLCALYSVRSDRQFCERLRYDLLFQWFLDLNPSEGSFNASTFSKNADRLLRHHASELFLLEVVELARSHDWISDEHFSVDGTLIEAWASMKSFRPKDEKDDEGRGPGGFADFKGQKRSNQTHGSKTDPEAKLLKKSAGSAAQLCFGAHAVMENRHGLCVLFDVRSAVGKGCTEHEVALEQLDELTMRGFEPRTVGADRGYHNQQFVRACREREIAPHVAQVKGRRTPGLDGRTTRHPGYRVSQRIRKRIENLFGWIKTTGAFRKTRYRGVERTHFQAQLVAAACNLVRMAKLLADSTSDPPRSTLAAG